From a region of the Microbacterium sp. nov. GSS16 genome:
- a CDS encoding HAD family hydrolase, whose translation MRSRGLVGLDVDGTILLQDETLSPGVAAAVAEVRDAGYEVMIATGRSWGGTKRFVDELGMTAEYVVCSNGAVVMRRTVDGWERWRVEVFDPAPVLTLLRETLPEARYMVELASGERLYTEVLDDWTLDAGRRVEFDELMQQPVSRIVVVSPEHDEADFQRIVAEVGLNEVSYAVGWTAWLDIAPKGVDKGSALERVRAKLGVPRERVLVAGDGRNDLGMFAWALAGGGRAVAMGQAVGEVQDAAGELTHAVEDGGLASALRTLL comes from the coding sequence GTGAGGTCGCGCGGCCTGGTCGGGCTCGACGTCGACGGCACCATCCTGCTGCAGGACGAGACGCTCAGCCCCGGCGTCGCCGCTGCGGTCGCCGAGGTGCGCGATGCCGGCTACGAGGTCATGATCGCGACCGGGCGCAGCTGGGGCGGCACGAAGCGCTTCGTCGACGAGCTCGGGATGACGGCCGAATACGTCGTGTGCTCGAACGGCGCGGTCGTGATGCGCCGGACCGTCGACGGGTGGGAGCGCTGGCGCGTCGAGGTCTTCGACCCCGCCCCCGTGCTCACGCTGCTGCGCGAGACCCTGCCCGAAGCCCGGTACATGGTCGAGCTCGCCTCCGGCGAGCGGCTCTACACCGAAGTGCTCGACGATTGGACGCTCGACGCCGGCCGTCGGGTCGAGTTCGACGAGCTCATGCAGCAGCCGGTGTCGCGCATCGTGGTGGTCTCGCCCGAGCACGACGAGGCCGACTTCCAGCGGATCGTCGCCGAGGTCGGGCTGAACGAGGTGTCATACGCCGTCGGCTGGACGGCGTGGCTCGACATCGCGCCGAAGGGCGTCGACAAGGGGAGCGCGCTCGAGCGCGTGCGCGCGAAGCTCGGCGTGCCGCGCGAGAGGGTTCTCGTGGCCGGTGACGGTCGCAACGATCTGGGCATGTTCGCCTGGGCACTCGCCGGCGGCGGGCGCGCGGTGGCCATGGGGCAGGCGGTCGGGGAGGTGCAGGATGCCGCCGGCGAGCTCACTCACGCCGTGGAGGACGGCGGTCTGGCATCCGCCCTGCGCACCCTCCTCTGA
- a CDS encoding DUF4231 domain-containing protein, with protein sequence MDPLIGNYPALQQSAAAASRDAQRHYLLALRTRLVGLLVAAFGGGLVMSLGSPTVGGWIVLGGFLVAVGSEVWNAIEKADRTWYQGRAAAESAKTLAWRYAVRGESFASSPAADQEFVERVRELLLELGDLLLPSTSTTNQITPAMRAIRGASFNERKQIYREGRVEAQRRWYSDRANANRIAARRWTVALLAFEVLGVLGGTLVVAGVVEVDVLGLLAAAVAAGTAWVQAKQFRTLATAYGLTAQELAAVRDHLDAIESEAEWAMFVGEAEEAISREHTTWRASRGVRLPQEPLGPGT encoded by the coding sequence ATGGATCCTCTGATCGGAAACTACCCGGCGCTTCAGCAGTCCGCGGCGGCGGCATCGCGCGACGCCCAGAGACACTACTTGCTCGCACTTCGAACTCGACTTGTCGGTCTGCTAGTCGCTGCATTCGGTGGCGGGCTCGTAATGTCCCTCGGATCGCCAACCGTGGGTGGATGGATCGTGCTGGGAGGGTTCTTGGTCGCGGTCGGGTCCGAGGTATGGAACGCGATCGAGAAGGCGGATCGCACATGGTACCAAGGTCGCGCTGCCGCCGAGTCCGCCAAGACATTGGCATGGCGATACGCAGTGCGAGGCGAGTCATTTGCATCCTCGCCTGCGGCGGATCAAGAGTTCGTGGAGCGTGTCAGGGAACTGCTGCTCGAACTCGGTGACTTGCTCCTTCCCTCCACGTCCACAACCAATCAGATTACGCCTGCGATGCGGGCAATCCGGGGGGCGTCATTCAACGAGCGAAAGCAGATCTACCGGGAAGGTCGGGTAGAGGCACAGCGGAGGTGGTACTCCGACCGAGCAAACGCAAATCGCATTGCCGCGCGGCGATGGACAGTCGCGTTGCTTGCGTTCGAAGTCCTGGGAGTTCTTGGTGGCACGTTGGTGGTCGCTGGCGTTGTGGAGGTCGACGTCCTCGGACTTCTCGCTGCGGCAGTTGCTGCCGGCACAGCCTGGGTTCAGGCGAAACAATTCAGAACGCTGGCAACGGCATATGGCTTGACGGCTCAAGAACTCGCCGCGGTCAGGGACCACCTAGATGCCATCGAGAGCGAAGCCGAGTGGGCAATGTTTGTAGGTGAGGCTGAGGAAGCGATCTCACGTGAACACACGACTTGGCGCGCTTCTCGTGGAGTGCGTCTACCGCAGGAGCCGTTGGGACCAGGCACATGA
- the serS gene encoding serine--tRNA ligase yields the protein MIDLALLRDEPELVRRSQIARGNAPETVDAAIEADRSRRDALSAFESLRAEQNAFGKTVAKAPKDEKAALVAQVRELADRVKAAQQAANEAADAAASALERIENVIIDGVPAGGEEDFVELRRVGDVPTYDFEPRDHLELGEMLGAIDMERGVKVSGSRFYFLKGIGARLEIALMNLALDKALANGFTPMIVPTLVRPEIMQGTGFLGEHADEVYHLDKEDLFLVGTSEVPLAGYHKDEILDLAQGPHRYAGWSTCYRSEAGSYGKDTRGIIRVHQFNKLEMFVYTTPEDAEAEHERLVALQEEMLTALGLAYRVIDVAAGDLGSSAARKFDIEAWVPTQGAFRELTSTSNCTTYQARRLDIRYRPESDDAAPAKTRTVATLNGTLATTRWIVAILETHQQADGSVTVPEVLRPYLGGIDVLRPTGWSEQPGVTQGAE from the coding sequence ATGATCGATCTCGCCCTCCTCCGCGACGAGCCCGAGCTCGTCCGACGCTCACAGATCGCGCGCGGCAACGCGCCCGAAACCGTCGATGCGGCGATCGAGGCGGATCGATCGCGTCGTGACGCGCTGAGCGCCTTCGAGTCGCTGCGCGCCGAGCAGAACGCCTTCGGCAAGACGGTCGCGAAGGCGCCGAAGGACGAGAAGGCGGCACTGGTCGCGCAGGTCAGAGAGCTGGCCGATCGCGTCAAGGCCGCGCAGCAGGCCGCGAACGAGGCGGCGGATGCTGCGGCGTCAGCCCTAGAGCGCATCGAGAACGTCATCATCGACGGAGTCCCCGCCGGAGGCGAGGAGGACTTCGTCGAGCTGCGCCGCGTGGGCGATGTACCCACCTACGACTTCGAGCCGCGCGACCACCTCGAGCTCGGCGAGATGCTCGGCGCCATCGATATGGAGCGCGGCGTCAAGGTCTCGGGCTCGCGCTTCTACTTCCTGAAGGGCATCGGTGCGCGACTCGAGATCGCCCTGATGAACCTCGCGCTGGACAAGGCGCTCGCGAACGGCTTCACGCCGATGATCGTGCCGACGCTCGTGCGCCCCGAGATCATGCAGGGCACCGGATTCCTCGGCGAGCACGCCGACGAGGTCTACCACCTCGACAAGGAGGACCTCTTCCTCGTCGGCACCAGCGAGGTGCCCCTCGCCGGCTACCACAAAGACGAGATCCTCGACCTCGCCCAGGGCCCGCACCGGTACGCCGGCTGGTCGACGTGCTACCGCAGCGAGGCCGGCTCATACGGCAAGGACACCCGCGGCATCATCCGGGTGCACCAGTTCAACAAGCTCGAGATGTTCGTCTACACGACTCCCGAAGACGCCGAGGCCGAGCACGAACGCCTCGTCGCGCTGCAGGAGGAGATGCTCACCGCTCTCGGCCTCGCCTACCGGGTGATCGACGTGGCCGCAGGCGACCTCGGGTCGAGCGCGGCCCGCAAGTTCGACATCGAGGCGTGGGTGCCCACGCAGGGTGCGTTCCGCGAGCTCACCTCGACCTCGAACTGCACGACCTACCAGGCGCGGCGCCTGGACATCCGGTACCGCCCCGAGTCGGACGACGCGGCGCCGGCGAAGACGCGCACCGTCGCGACGCTGAACGGCACGCTCGCCACCACTCGCTGGATCGTCGCGATCCTCGAGACCCACCAGCAGGCCGACGGCTCGGTGACCGTCCCGGAGGTGCTGCGCCCGTATCTCGGCGGCATCGACGTGCTGCGGCCGACCGGCTGGTCGGAGCAGCCCGGCGTCACGCAGGGCGCCGAGTGA
- a CDS encoding tyrosine-type recombinase/integrase produces MVEKRGFLTKAEAEAWLTTEKSKLITGDWTDPRKASVTVGSLAPAWLEIKRRTLKASAYRPLETSWRLHVAPRWANVPLRRVVNGDVAAWLSEVDRSPSIVHRAYGVLNGILRQAVEDGRLSRNPATGVDSLPRRRTRRMRRYLTQDELRRVADASGSHRSLVLTLGYCGLRWGEAVALKVADVDLERRRITVHRSAVEVHGQLHISTPKTDAGTRLVPLPAIVVDALRPELSGRRKSDLVFPGPTGDYMRRVRASAGSKSWWKTALATTGVETMVLHDLRHTAASIAVNAGGNVKSVQRMLGHASAAMTLDRYADLFDDGLDRLLGQIDGA; encoded by the coding sequence GTGGTCGAGAAGCGTGGTTTCCTGACCAAGGCCGAGGCGGAGGCCTGGCTGACGACGGAGAAGTCCAAGCTGATCACCGGCGACTGGACCGACCCCCGCAAGGCGAGCGTGACAGTCGGCTCGCTTGCTCCGGCGTGGCTCGAGATCAAGCGGCGCACGCTCAAGGCGTCCGCCTACCGGCCGCTCGAGACGAGTTGGCGGCTGCACGTCGCTCCGCGATGGGCGAACGTTCCGCTGCGGCGCGTGGTCAACGGCGACGTCGCCGCGTGGCTGAGCGAGGTCGATCGTTCACCGTCGATCGTGCACCGCGCGTACGGCGTACTCAACGGCATCCTGAGGCAGGCGGTGGAGGACGGGCGACTGTCGCGCAATCCAGCTACCGGAGTCGATTCGTTGCCGCGCCGGCGCACGCGACGGATGCGGCGGTACCTCACGCAGGACGAGCTGCGACGAGTCGCGGACGCGAGCGGGTCGCACCGATCACTTGTGCTTACGCTCGGCTATTGCGGCCTACGTTGGGGTGAGGCCGTCGCGCTGAAGGTGGCTGACGTCGACCTCGAGCGCCGACGCATCACCGTGCACCGGTCCGCCGTCGAGGTGCACGGTCAGCTCCACATCAGCACGCCCAAGACGGATGCCGGCACCCGGCTCGTGCCACTCCCTGCGATCGTGGTCGACGCGCTGCGGCCGGAGCTGTCGGGGCGACGCAAGAGCGATCTGGTCTTCCCCGGCCCGACCGGCGACTACATGCGGCGCGTGCGCGCGTCGGCGGGCTCGAAGTCGTGGTGGAAGACTGCGCTGGCGACGACTGGCGTCGAGACGATGGTTCTTCACGACCTGCGGCACACCGCCGCGTCGATCGCGGTGAACGCCGGCGGCAACGTGAAGTCGGTGCAGCGGATGCTCGGCCATGCGTCGGCCGCGATGACGCTCGATCGGTATGCGGATCTGTTCGACGACGGGCTGGATCGACTACTCGGCCAGATTGACGGCGCATAG
- a CDS encoding LCP family protein, producing MSTSVKRRQPVARHGQLRSPSAVGQLLKIVGVVLAVVLVSGVGVAGYVLSSFTNTVTANAVELDDTKELPPDIGAYPGGFDILLAGVDTCEEKYAYLFGERCTGKDAAGTLNDVNLLVHVSAEPRRVTAVSFPRDLMLPIPECTDADGNTKSAMSKQPLNVAYEHGGEGGGLNCVAQTISKLTGEDIEFAAKVTFGGVIEITDAIGGVEVCLANPIKDKYTGLDMPAGTHTIQGMQALQFLRTRHGVGDGSDLGRIGNQQQYMSSLARKMISGEVLGNVPTMLRLADTGLNNLEASTSLADPMKIVQIALAVKSVPFEDIVFVQYPTATDPSDPNKVVPDKQAATALWDAIAANKQLQITHQNTKDDGVVVQEPQTPATPEAPATEAPDPGATESTAPVPDDVAQLPSSIRGNSAAVQTCSNGNVRR from the coding sequence GTGAGCACGTCCGTCAAACGGCGCCAGCCCGTGGCGCGCCATGGTCAGCTGCGGTCTCCGAGTGCGGTGGGGCAGCTGCTCAAGATCGTCGGCGTCGTGCTCGCCGTCGTGCTCGTGAGCGGCGTGGGCGTCGCGGGGTACGTGCTCAGCAGCTTCACGAACACCGTGACGGCCAACGCGGTCGAGCTGGACGACACGAAGGAGCTCCCGCCCGACATCGGGGCGTATCCGGGCGGATTCGACATCCTCCTCGCCGGCGTCGACACCTGCGAGGAGAAGTACGCCTATCTCTTCGGAGAGCGCTGCACGGGCAAGGACGCCGCTGGGACGCTCAACGACGTGAACCTGCTGGTGCACGTCTCGGCCGAGCCGCGTCGGGTGACCGCCGTCAGCTTCCCGCGCGACCTGATGCTGCCCATCCCCGAGTGCACCGATGCAGACGGCAACACGAAGTCGGCCATGAGCAAGCAGCCGCTCAACGTCGCCTACGAGCACGGCGGCGAAGGCGGCGGACTGAACTGCGTCGCCCAGACGATCTCGAAGCTCACCGGAGAAGACATCGAGTTCGCCGCGAAGGTCACCTTCGGCGGCGTGATCGAGATCACCGACGCCATCGGCGGCGTCGAGGTCTGCCTGGCGAACCCCATCAAAGACAAGTACACCGGCCTCGACATGCCCGCGGGTACGCACACCATTCAGGGCATGCAGGCGCTGCAGTTCCTGCGCACGCGCCACGGCGTCGGCGACGGGTCGGACCTGGGCCGCATCGGCAATCAGCAGCAGTACATGTCGAGCCTGGCCCGCAAGATGATCAGCGGAGAGGTGCTCGGCAACGTGCCCACGATGCTGCGTCTCGCCGACACAGGACTGAACAACCTCGAGGCCTCGACCTCGCTCGCCGACCCGATGAAGATCGTGCAGATCGCCCTCGCCGTCAAGAGCGTGCCGTTCGAGGACATCGTCTTCGTGCAGTATCCGACCGCCACCGATCCCAGCGACCCCAACAAGGTCGTGCCGGACAAGCAGGCGGCCACGGCCCTGTGGGATGCCATCGCCGCGAACAAGCAGCTGCAGATCACGCACCAGAACACCAAGGACGACGGTGTGGTCGTGCAGGAGCCGCAGACTCCGGCGACCCCCGAGGCGCCCGCGACCGAGGCTCCCGATCCAGGTGCGACGGAGTCGACTGCTCCGGTGCCCGACGATGTCGCACAGCTGCCCAGCTCGATCAGGGGCAACTCGGCCGCAGTGCAGACCTGCTCCAACGGCAACGTCCGTCGCTGA
- a CDS encoding sialidase family protein has translation MTTLQIARRGEGGYAQYRIPALAVTARGTLLAAYDGRPNLDDLPSPIDLLVRRSADNGVTWGSQQVVRTGTGLQGFGDPSLLVDSETERIFMFHAAGTRAGFFEAVEGTEPVDEVQHVDVSVSDDDGLTWTHRRLTAQLKRPGITGIFAASGTGVRVDEGRYAGRLVQPMVLLDGGEITAAAAYSDDHGDTWTLGAAVGGGTNESSIAVMPDGSLLLHSRGTPRRLASRSTDGGVTWSAVEQVAGLPDPSDNGSLLALAGAQTPPGTLLVTSNLDPEMRRNTAVSLSFDGGATWPHQHVICEGSSGYSCAAALPDGRIGVLYEREGYSEIVFTTVSLPQIQDAGPIDPEAARVGAPPVPTLEVILRSITPGLPDEWVHVGEHHVYPVDAGGVAASAWKEVGQAYGAAGGMILGTREAQLRNYGPPQPGLRAGDILAFHVRVRVPAAAGAWGVVLEHPGGSAPPQDIPAGGRLLFSQPYPALTVDDADIAAGVVTARFAVPELGLERELRFDCATGRPIG, from the coding sequence GTGACCACCCTCCAGATCGCGCGCCGCGGCGAGGGCGGGTACGCGCAGTACCGCATTCCCGCGCTCGCCGTGACCGCCCGCGGAACTCTGCTCGCCGCCTACGACGGCCGTCCGAACCTCGACGACCTGCCCAGCCCGATCGACCTGCTGGTGCGGCGCAGCGCTGACAATGGCGTGACGTGGGGGTCGCAGCAAGTCGTGCGCACCGGCACCGGGCTGCAGGGCTTCGGCGACCCGTCGCTGCTGGTCGACAGCGAGACCGAGCGCATCTTCATGTTCCACGCCGCCGGCACGCGGGCCGGCTTCTTCGAAGCCGTCGAGGGCACCGAGCCCGTCGACGAGGTGCAGCACGTCGACGTGTCGGTGTCGGACGACGACGGCCTCACCTGGACGCACCGGCGCCTCACCGCGCAGCTCAAGCGGCCGGGCATCACGGGCATCTTCGCCGCATCCGGCACGGGCGTGCGCGTCGACGAGGGCCGGTACGCTGGGCGTCTCGTGCAGCCCATGGTGCTGCTGGATGGCGGGGAGATCACCGCGGCCGCGGCGTACAGCGATGATCACGGCGACACCTGGACGCTGGGAGCCGCCGTGGGCGGAGGCACGAACGAGTCGTCGATCGCCGTCATGCCCGATGGGTCTCTGCTGCTGCACTCGCGCGGCACGCCGCGCCGGCTGGCCTCGCGCTCGACCGACGGCGGCGTGACGTGGAGCGCCGTCGAGCAGGTCGCCGGACTTCCCGATCCCAGCGACAACGGGTCGCTGCTCGCCCTCGCGGGTGCGCAGACGCCACCCGGAACACTGCTCGTCACCTCGAACCTCGACCCCGAGATGCGCCGCAACACGGCGGTGAGCCTGTCGTTCGACGGTGGGGCGACCTGGCCGCATCAGCACGTGATCTGCGAAGGCAGCTCGGGTTACTCGTGCGCGGCCGCCCTGCCCGACGGCCGCATCGGCGTGCTGTACGAGCGGGAGGGATACTCCGAGATCGTCTTCACCACCGTGAGCCTGCCGCAGATCCAGGATGCCGGCCCGATCGACCCCGAGGCCGCCCGGGTCGGCGCACCGCCCGTGCCCACCCTCGAGGTCATCCTGCGTTCGATCACGCCCGGACTGCCCGACGAGTGGGTGCACGTCGGCGAACACCACGTCTACCCCGTCGACGCGGGAGGCGTCGCCGCGAGTGCGTGGAAGGAAGTCGGCCAGGCCTACGGGGCGGCAGGGGGCATGATCCTCGGCACCCGCGAGGCGCAGCTGCGCAACTACGGGCCTCCGCAGCCGGGGCTGCGCGCAGGAGACATCCTCGCCTTCCACGTGCGCGTGCGCGTGCCCGCGGCTGCGGGCGCGTGGGGAGTCGTGCTCGAGCATCCGGGCGGTAGCGCCCCGCCGCAGGACATCCCCGCCGGAGGGCGGCTGCTGTTCTCTCAGCCCTACCCCGCACTCACCGTCGACGATGCCGATATCGCCGCGGGCGTCGTCACGGCGCGATTCGCCGTGCCCGAGCTCGGGCTCGAGCGTGAGCTGCGCTTCGACTGCGCGACGGGCCGCCCGATCGGCTGA
- a CDS encoding toll/interleukin-1 receptor domain-containing protein, with product MSKASGDSPRHDERDANINPRTHDYDYDAFISYRSTAKRQARAIKASLETIGRIDDPERGFRVFQDSTSLRKGELTREIHSALERSWSLVVLLAADTVESSWVNDEIDHWLRNGGSAERLFLVRLDDVDLSWTGHGFTTPSALPPALRSAFSGQQTYTNLSRARGRVGPSLLITLYAAIKGPSTDPEDVAWDVFAQARRRRRLVTVVVALLSLLLLATTAAAIWAAVSQRAAEESAANARAEADAAQAILAGESSAVRSAELALTAAASADTPSVRAAMLYAADRAGALLHSVETGNFKSDGLSLLDGLIAVTGTTPDGNELRVYDAETGRLIASGPAAGQLTSFQLLSPTFGVACQDYLPFSVRVKEGSIALEALQTRQSTPPDTGGEGPFSTCTVDPATDGLVVSYSSASQDGWVAGTEWVAEDQTLQIMDELALLTSQTPDVLALSVGLRTGIFDLDTREWFDFGDALSIDAVRDVDSDGTFLAVTGPVDAHRGWAFMRDDGEGYSLEPIEIDSAVRDVAAIVAPPESGSASRFTGDVVTISELGEIRATTASSSISFAVPAGYDPATANRPRLVRVGPSIYVAVFASTAAVIDLAPDDVSASGWTTAPNGWAYLVVGAPVAQATSELRDPVLDVCDDRVILRGEASSGAFGNLIVSAEGDYRLIESWTVGFSTDCAISQAGPEAMWVGHDVSDDITSTEGEVAGTTIASQEYLVRASANGQLLIYSRASGSHAWKWAPDSDRVSYRGGYGDGVAVTNDGVRFLDAGKQIAFVEAMVEEARLATAPDAQSAVLYSANWSELPAQLVTPDGVREVPACNDAMSVTYVPSGDFESTRSDAEDYAAVGVLEADGELNSTKVVECLTGLRWEGVDPRWVSTYSIDEQGGVITLRDPNRGYVHIGWTNDQAPAVSVYSPSEDSPIPEPGSVSQAGQPVWSRSGDWLAYSEGEVVLHAEDNGWREPTQLNWQIFMLQGVAFLDEGLLFGVGYSGDFKIIEANTLRTLVRGKLPVERVAYLEASAGAGVATVRLETTDIPPTDDGTLTIPVSRDRLRDVLCEIHRLAVCE from the coding sequence ATGAGCAAAGCCTCGGGCGATTCCCCTCGACACGACGAGCGCGACGCGAACATCAATCCTCGAACCCACGACTATGACTACGACGCGTTCATTTCCTACCGCTCAACTGCCAAGCGGCAAGCGCGCGCCATCAAGGCATCTCTTGAGACGATCGGCCGAATCGATGACCCCGAGCGAGGTTTCCGCGTCTTCCAGGACTCGACATCCCTTCGAAAAGGAGAACTGACGCGTGAGATCCATTCCGCCCTCGAGCGGAGCTGGTCTCTAGTCGTCCTCCTCGCGGCAGATACGGTCGAATCGTCCTGGGTGAATGACGAGATCGACCACTGGCTGAGGAACGGCGGATCCGCGGAACGCCTCTTCCTCGTTCGGCTTGACGACGTAGACCTGAGTTGGACGGGACACGGGTTCACGACGCCTTCCGCGCTCCCGCCTGCACTTCGGTCGGCATTTTCCGGACAGCAGACCTACACGAATCTGTCCCGAGCGCGGGGGCGGGTGGGGCCTTCGCTCCTGATCACTCTCTATGCCGCGATCAAGGGCCCGAGTACCGACCCAGAGGATGTGGCGTGGGACGTCTTTGCGCAGGCGCGCAGGCGACGTCGGTTGGTTACTGTCGTCGTGGCGCTGCTGAGTCTTCTCCTTCTGGCGACAACGGCGGCCGCAATCTGGGCGGCGGTTAGCCAACGCGCCGCGGAGGAGTCAGCGGCGAACGCGCGGGCGGAAGCGGACGCGGCTCAAGCCATACTTGCTGGCGAGTCTTCGGCCGTCCGGTCCGCGGAGCTCGCACTCACGGCGGCAGCGAGCGCGGATACACCTAGCGTTCGGGCAGCGATGCTCTACGCCGCGGATCGCGCGGGCGCGCTTCTCCACAGCGTGGAAACAGGCAACTTCAAGAGCGATGGCCTCTCCCTGCTCGACGGGCTAATCGCGGTCACTGGGACCACCCCTGATGGGAACGAACTGCGCGTGTATGACGCCGAAACGGGAAGGCTGATTGCATCAGGACCAGCCGCCGGCCAACTGACTTCTTTCCAGTTGCTTTCCCCCACGTTCGGCGTGGCGTGCCAGGACTACCTACCGTTCTCCGTGCGTGTCAAGGAGGGATCAATCGCACTTGAAGCCCTGCAGACGCGCCAGTCAACGCCTCCCGACACGGGAGGCGAAGGTCCCTTCTCAACATGCACGGTGGATCCCGCCACCGACGGGCTAGTGGTCAGCTACAGCTCAGCGTCCCAGGATGGATGGGTCGCTGGCACGGAGTGGGTGGCCGAAGACCAGACCTTGCAGATTATGGATGAGCTCGCCTTGCTCACGTCTCAGACACCGGATGTGCTGGCGCTAAGCGTCGGGCTTCGGACGGGGATCTTCGACCTCGACACGCGAGAGTGGTTCGACTTCGGCGACGCGCTGTCGATTGACGCGGTGCGCGACGTGGATTCTGATGGGACTTTCCTCGCGGTCACTGGTCCTGTGGATGCTCACCGTGGTTGGGCATTCATGCGAGACGATGGAGAGGGCTACTCGCTGGAGCCCATCGAGATCGACAGCGCCGTCCGCGACGTAGCCGCAATCGTTGCCCCACCCGAGTCGGGCAGCGCGTCGCGATTCACCGGTGACGTCGTGACAATATCTGAGCTGGGCGAGATTCGAGCGACGACTGCGTCGTCAAGTATCAGCTTCGCCGTTCCCGCCGGTTACGACCCCGCGACGGCGAATCGACCTCGACTAGTGCGAGTTGGTCCGTCAATCTATGTCGCAGTGTTCGCCAGCACAGCAGCTGTCATAGATCTGGCGCCGGACGATGTGTCCGCGAGTGGCTGGACCACTGCGCCGAACGGTTGGGCGTATCTCGTTGTTGGCGCACCGGTGGCCCAGGCTACGTCAGAACTCCGAGACCCGGTGCTGGATGTATGCGACGACAGAGTCATTCTGCGTGGGGAGGCGTCATCTGGCGCCTTCGGCAACCTAATTGTTTCAGCCGAAGGAGACTATCGTTTGATCGAGTCTTGGACCGTCGGATTCTCGACTGACTGCGCTATCTCTCAAGCGGGCCCAGAGGCGATGTGGGTCGGCCACGACGTCTCCGACGACATCACATCCACCGAGGGTGAAGTAGCTGGCACGACAATTGCCAGTCAGGAGTACCTCGTGCGCGCGTCCGCAAACGGGCAGCTACTCATCTACTCCCGCGCGAGCGGATCTCATGCGTGGAAGTGGGCGCCCGACTCAGACCGAGTCAGCTACCGCGGCGGCTACGGTGACGGTGTCGCCGTGACCAATGACGGCGTTAGGTTCCTCGACGCCGGGAAGCAGATTGCGTTTGTCGAGGCGATGGTTGAGGAGGCGCGGCTCGCCACTGCGCCTGATGCTCAATCGGCAGTCCTCTACTCCGCGAATTGGTCCGAATTGCCCGCCCAACTTGTCACGCCAGATGGGGTCCGCGAGGTCCCCGCCTGCAACGACGCCATGTCCGTCACGTACGTACCCTCCGGCGACTTCGAATCGACCCGGTCCGATGCAGAGGACTACGCGGCGGTTGGGGTGCTTGAGGCTGACGGCGAACTCAACTCAACAAAGGTTGTCGAGTGTCTCACGGGCCTGCGTTGGGAGGGTGTAGACCCCCGATGGGTGAGCACCTACTCGATCGACGAGCAGGGCGGAGTAATCACGCTGCGCGATCCCAATCGCGGGTACGTCCACATCGGATGGACCAACGATCAAGCACCAGCGGTGAGTGTGTACTCTCCGAGCGAAGATTCCCCGATACCAGAACCCGGTTCAGTCTCCCAGGCCGGTCAGCCAGTCTGGAGCCGTAGCGGAGACTGGCTTGCCTACAGCGAAGGCGAAGTCGTCTTGCACGCCGAGGACAACGGTTGGAGGGAACCGACGCAGTTGAACTGGCAGATCTTCATGCTCCAGGGCGTCGCTTTCCTCGATGAGGGACTCTTGTTTGGCGTCGGCTACAGCGGGGACTTCAAGATCATCGAGGCGAACACGTTGCGCACACTCGTACGCGGAAAACTGCCTGTCGAGCGGGTGGCATACCTCGAGGCGAGCGCCGGTGCAGGCGTTGCGACCGTCCGTCTAGAGACGACTGACATACCGCCCACGGACGACGGGACGCTGACGATTCCAGTCTCTCGGGACAGGCTTCGGGATGTGCTGTGCGAGATTCATCGCTTGGCCGTCTGCGAATAG